A genomic window from Lactobacillus sp. ESL0677 includes:
- the uxaC gene encoding glucuronate isomerase, translated as MSLLNQDFLLENDTAKTLFHDYAAKMPIIDFHCHLNPEEIYENKNYTNITRIWLNEGHYGDHYKWRLMRANGVDEKYITGDGDEYKKFVEWAKTIEKSYGNPLYEWTHLELRRFFHIDEEFTQESAPRIWQKANELLQTEDFKPRNLIKNSNVKVVCTTDDPASDLKYHKLLKKEEQQNGFKTLPAMRPDKLIQIDRDGYGEYLEELGKISGVTINSFDDIVKALHQRFEFFSEMGGRLSDHSLLTYHFKEATKDELDQIVKKGIENKPLSQTEIDQYLTMLLEKLMALNNEFDWTMQFHINSNRDLNRPMFDQLGPDTGYDAVGTQPDIVTHITKLYTTMQSENQVPRTIFYSLNNNDWMELATMMGCFQGGMVQKLQLGAGWWFNDTAEGIENQLRIFAQESLLPNFVGMLTDSRSFLSYPRHEYFRRVLCNFYGKLAEQGRVPDDTKKLGKIVQDISYNNAKNYFNF; from the coding sequence ATGAGTTTATTAAATCAAGATTTTTTGCTGGAAAATGATACAGCAAAGACGCTGTTTCATGACTATGCAGCTAAGATGCCAATTATCGATTTTCACTGCCACCTGAATCCAGAAGAAATTTACGAGAACAAGAATTACACAAACATTACTAGAATTTGGCTCAACGAAGGACATTATGGTGACCACTATAAATGGCGTTTGATGCGGGCAAATGGTGTAGATGAAAAATACATCACCGGTGATGGTGATGAATATAAAAAGTTTGTGGAATGGGCAAAAACCATTGAAAAGTCTTATGGTAATCCACTTTATGAGTGGACACACCTAGAATTACGGCGCTTTTTCCATATTGATGAAGAATTTACCCAAGAATCAGCTCCAAGAATTTGGCAAAAAGCTAATGAATTACTGCAAACTGAAGATTTTAAGCCACGCAACTTAATTAAGAACTCGAATGTAAAAGTTGTATGTACGACTGATGATCCTGCTTCGGATTTAAAGTATCACAAGCTGCTTAAAAAAGAAGAACAGCAAAACGGGTTTAAGACCTTGCCAGCAATGCGTCCAGACAAATTAATTCAAATTGATCGTGACGGTTATGGCGAATATCTGGAAGAATTAGGCAAAATTTCTGGTGTGACGATTAATAGTTTTGATGATATTGTTAAGGCACTTCATCAAAGATTTGAATTCTTTAGTGAAATGGGCGGTCGTCTATCAGATCATTCTTTATTAACTTATCACTTTAAAGAAGCTACTAAGGATGAATTAGATCAAATTGTCAAAAAGGGTATTGAAAACAAGCCTCTTAGTCAAACAGAAATTGATCAATATCTGACAATGTTGCTAGAAAAGTTAATGGCTTTGAACAATGAATTTGATTGGACAATGCAATTCCACATAAATTCTAATCGTGATCTAAATCGGCCAATGTTTGACCAGTTAGGTCCGGATACTGGATATGATGCAGTTGGTACTCAACCAGACATTGTCACCCACATTACTAAACTGTACACGACAATGCAAAGTGAGAATCAAGTTCCAAGAACAATTTTCTATTCGTTAAACAATAATGATTGGATGGAACTAGCAACTATGATGGGTTGTTTCCAGGGGGGAATGGTTCAAAAACTGCAATTAGGTGCTGGTTGGTGGTTTAATGATACCGCTGAAGGCATTGAAAACCAGTTGCGGATTTTCGCTCAAGAAAGTTTGTTACCTAACTTTGTTGGGATGCTGACAGATTCACGTAGTTTTCTTTCTTATCCAAGACATGAGTACTTTAGACGAGTATTGTGCAACTTTTACGGTAAGTTGGCAGAACAAGGACGAGTACCAGATGATACTAAGAAATTAGGTAAGATAGTACAAGACATTTCATATAATAATGCTAAAAATTACTTTAATTTCTAA
- a CDS encoding glycoside hydrolase family 28 protein encodes MKDNFKRIFVNGLIAMGIILSGAGFTLRAEAKTVKETVVIKQKHVSKKDMTQQIQSTINHIAKVGGGKVTIAPGTYRLKYLNLKSNVNLHLDQGAKLVFSDKFSAFPAVNTRYEGAAIKMRHPDIYGNNVHNAAITGSGTLDGNGQAWWKMYKKAKQGPLKNAPTTPFKYTRPFLLAFDHSSQIKIQGIKLINSPAWTIHPLESENVLIQGITIDNPLTSPNTDGIDPESSNNVKILNNTISDGDDCIAIKSGIETTNPKSSSHNIIISNNLMQHGHGGVVFGSEMSGGIHNVIISNNIFDHTDRGIRMKTRRGRGGQISNVTVSNIIMQGVITPLAINEFYGKSGATANNYLSNTKQPITSGTPVISNISLTNITATDVSSVAGFIYGIPESPVDGVTLSNYSVTMAPNALAQEPEMIDHAQKYADSGFWFENTTNVHLNNVSIKGITTEKFVHNVNNKDLNWKN; translated from the coding sequence GTGAAGGATAACTTCAAAAGAATTTTTGTTAATGGGCTGATTGCGATGGGAATAATACTTAGTGGTGCAGGTTTTACTTTGCGTGCAGAAGCTAAAACGGTTAAAGAGACTGTTGTAATTAAACAAAAGCATGTAAGTAAAAAAGATATGACGCAACAAATTCAGTCAACTATTAATCACATTGCAAAAGTTGGTGGCGGAAAAGTAACTATTGCTCCCGGCACATATCGCTTAAAATATTTAAATTTAAAAAGTAATGTCAATTTACACCTAGATCAAGGGGCTAAGCTTGTCTTTTCAGATAAGTTTTCTGCCTTTCCAGCAGTTAATACCAGATATGAGGGTGCAGCTATTAAAATGCGGCATCCAGATATCTACGGCAATAATGTTCATAATGCAGCTATTACTGGTAGTGGTACTTTGGATGGTAATGGTCAAGCTTGGTGGAAAATGTACAAAAAGGCTAAGCAGGGACCATTAAAAAATGCGCCAACAACGCCTTTTAAATATACCAGACCATTTTTATTAGCTTTTGACCATAGTTCACAAATTAAAATTCAGGGTATTAAACTAATTAATTCTCCTGCATGGACGATTCACCCATTAGAAAGTGAGAACGTGTTGATCCAAGGGATCACGATTGATAATCCTTTAACCTCACCTAATACTGATGGAATTGATCCTGAGTCTTCGAATAATGTCAAAATTTTAAATAATACAATCAGTGATGGGGATGACTGTATTGCAATTAAGTCAGGAATTGAAACGACCAATCCTAAAAGCTCCAGTCACAACATTATTATCAGCAATAATTTAATGCAACACGGGCATGGAGGCGTTGTTTTTGGTAGTGAAATGAGTGGCGGCATTCATAACGTCATTATTAGTAATAATATTTTTGATCATACAGATCGTGGCATCAGAATGAAAACAAGACGCGGTCGCGGCGGTCAAATTAGTAATGTTACTGTTTCTAATATTATTATGCAGGGTGTCATTACACCATTAGCAATTAATGAGTTTTATGGTAAAAGTGGTGCAACTGCGAATAATTATTTATCTAATACCAAGCAGCCGATTACTTCGGGCACCCCAGTAATTAGTAACATTAGTCTGACTAATATTACTGCAACCGATGTTTCTTCTGTTGCTGGATTTATTTATGGCATACCAGAATCTCCAGTTGATGGGGTAACACTTTCAAACTATTCTGTAACGATGGCTCCTAATGCACTTGCTCAAGAACCAGAAATGATTGATCATGCACAAAAATATGCAGATTCTGGCTTTTGGTTTGAAAATACGACTAATGTTCATCTGAATAACGTGTCAATTAAGGGGATAACCACTGAAAAGTTTGTTCATAATGTGAATAATAAAGATTTGAATTGGAAGAATTAA
- a CDS encoding LacI family DNA-binding transcriptional regulator, whose protein sequence is MKDINKGGSVVTIRTIAKLANVSHTTVSRALNGSSLVKPQTREKIVKIAQEIGYVPNINAKSLVTNRSYMIGIFFTDLNTGTSASFLTDVIEQTQKILPTGYSLSINSIDNAMADHSVSVSNFDGIILLSQSASDDQFIEYLHKIGIPLVILNRVIKRKDINNYAIGDELGGKIATEYAIRMGHRKFALIKGLSTFESAKLRTKGFMSAIRANNIKLDPTLIKQGDYRPKSGNVLMRQILSSSNIPTCVICENDDMAVGAINACIELGYKIPEDISFIGFDDMSYSKYLVPALTTVRKPTSIIVLLGISQLMKIMAGDQQEAIEQKIINPEIIVRNSVLNIKRDS, encoded by the coding sequence ATGAAAGATATTAATAAAGGTGGCAGTGTTGTGACAATTAGAACGATTGCTAAATTGGCCAATGTTTCACATACAACAGTTTCCCGAGCTTTAAACGGCAGTTCATTAGTTAAGCCACAGACACGGGAAAAAATAGTTAAAATTGCTCAAGAAATAGGTTATGTTCCTAATATTAATGCTAAAAGTTTGGTAACCAATCGCTCATATATGATTGGAATTTTCTTTACAGATTTAAATACGGGAACATCTGCTAGCTTTTTGACAGATGTAATTGAACAAACGCAGAAGATATTGCCAACGGGCTATTCTTTGTCAATTAATAGCATTGATAATGCAATGGCAGACCACAGTGTCTCGGTTAGCAACTTTGACGGCATTATCTTATTAAGTCAATCTGCTTCTGATGATCAATTTATTGAATATTTGCACAAAATTGGTATTCCGCTAGTTATTTTGAATAGGGTAATTAAACGCAAGGATATTAATAATTATGCGATTGGTGATGAACTTGGCGGCAAAATTGCGACTGAATATGCTATTAGAATGGGCCATCGTAAATTTGCGTTAATCAAAGGACTTAGTACCTTTGAGTCAGCCAAACTGAGAACTAAAGGATTTATGTCTGCAATTCGTGCTAATAATATTAAACTTGATCCTACATTAATCAAGCAAGGCGATTATCGACCAAAGAGTGGCAACGTTTTAATGCGGCAGATTTTATCGAGTAGCAATATCCCAACTTGTGTTATTTGTGAAAACGACGATATGGCAGTTGGCGCAATTAATGCATGCATTGAGTTAGGCTATAAAATACCAGAGGATATCTCTTTTATCGGCTTTGATGACATGAGCTATTCTAAATATTTAGTTCCAGCATTGACTACTGTTCGCAAACCCACGTCTATCATTGTTCTACTTGGTATTTCACAATTGATGAAAATTATGGCTGGTGACCAGCAAGAAGCAATTGAGCAAAAAATAATTAATCCGGAAATTATTGTCCGCAATTCGGTTTTAAATATCAAGCGAGATAGTTAG